The Pirellulales bacterium DNA window CCTCGATCTGCCGAATTCCCGCGGCAAGCCGCTGCGCCTGGGCATGGTCTTCCGCCAGCCGCTCGACGTGGTTTTGCAAGGCGTACAGGGCCGCCGCGGCGAGAATGCCGGCCTGCCGCATGCCGCCCCCGAACAGCTTGCGATGGCGGTGGGCACGCTCGATCAACTCGCGCGGTCCGGCCAACGCGGACCCGACCGGCGCCCCCAGCCCCTTCGAAAAACAAACGCTCACCGTGTCGAAGTGCTGCGCCCAACGGGCGGCGTCGATGCCCGTCGCCACCACGGCGTTGAACAGCCGGGCGCCATCCAGGTGCGTCACCAGGCCGTTGGCATGGGCCCAGGCGCAAATCTGCTCGACCTCGGCGTAGGGTTGAACGCGGCCGCCGCCGCGGTTGTGCGTGTTCTCCAGGCACACCAGGCGCGTGCGGACGTGGTGGACGTTCTCGGGCCGAATCAGGCCCACGAGCTGTTCCAGCTTGAGCACGCCGAACTCGCCGTCGATCGGCCGTGCCACGACGCCGCTTAGTTGAGCGAACGCGCCCTGTTCGTATTGGTAGACGTGGCAGCTTGTCTCGCAGAGAAACTCGTCGCCCGGCGAGCAATGCACGCGGACGCCAATTTGGTTCGACATCGTGCCCGACGGCACGTAGAGGGCCTTTTCCTTGCCGAGCATCGCGGCCAGGGTCTCTTCCAGCCGAAGTACGGTGGGGTCTTCGCCAAAGACGTCATCGCCCACCTCGGCGGCCGCGATGGCCGCCCGCATGCCGGGCGTCGGTTTGGTTACGGTGTCGCTACGCAGGTCGATCATGATTCAGGACCGTGGACTTCAGGGAACTCGACAATACGGTTCTATCCTGCGGCGCGCGTGGGATCAAGGCAAGAAGACCGGCGGCGGCCGACCGCGACGGTCCGGCAACAAGATCATCGCGGAGCAGACCGATTGGTCGCCCGCATTTACGCGGCCGGTTTGACAACGTAGAATCACGGTCGGCAAACACTCACCATGACCATGAGCCAAACTCTTCTACCCGCCAGCTTCCTGTTTCGCTTCGCGCTGCCCTGCCGCTACCAAAGCCCGCTGTGGACCGACAACGGCGCCGAGCTCGATGAGTCGTTCCGGCTGCCGGAATTGACGGAGCTCGATGGCCTGCCGACGTTCGCCGAGATGCGAGTGGCCTGGAGCGAGGCGGGCGTGGCCTTCGTGGCCGAGGTGCGCGGCAAGCGACAGGCCCCGTGGTGCCGCGAAAGCCGGCCGGAAGACAGCGACGGCGTGCGGCTGTGGATCGACACCCGCGACACACACAACATCCACCGCGCCAGCCGCTTTTGCCACCAGTTCATGTTCATGCCCGCCGGCGCCGGCCGCGGACTCGACGAGCCCTGCGCCGACCAGGTGCTCGTCTACCGCGCCAAAGAAAACGCCAAGCCGGTCCGGCCCGGCGTGCTGCGCGTGCTGCGCGAAAAGCGTGCCGACGGCTATCGGCTGGAAGGGCTGGTTCCGGCCGCGGCCCTGACCGGCTTCGATCCGGCGGAAAACCCGCGGCTCGGTTTTACCTACGCCGTCGTCGATCGCGAAATCGGCGAGCAAACGTTCAACTGCCCCGGCGAATTCGCCTATCGCGAAGATCCCAGCCTGTGGGCCACGTTGGGGCTGGTGCGGTGACCAAGGGCCTGCGTTGCCCGCTCGTGGCCTTCGGCCTATACTTTTCGGTAGGTCTCTTTCCGTTGGATGGTTAAAAAGCGATGAATACCCGCATTTCCCGGCCGCTTCTGGTCTTGACCGTTTCATTATGGTTTTCATGGCTCGCCTTTCCGCTGCTGGCCGCGGAACCGCCGGTCAAAGAGGATGCCAAGAACGCCGCGAAGAAGGAAGCGAACGGGCCTTCGCCGGCGGGCAAATACATTCGGCTGGTGCGCGACGACCGCGGTCGGCCGCTCGAAATGCAAACCGCCGTCGTGCGCTTCGTCGCCACCGACGAGGCCCGCAAGGGTCTGGAGGTCGATCTGGTCGCCGCGGTCCACATCGGCGAGAAGGAATACTACGAGCGGCTGAACAAGCAATTCGCCGATTACGACGCCTTGCTTTACGAGCTCGTCGCGCCGGAGGGGACGCGCGTGCCCAAAGGCGGCGCCAAGAGCAACCATCCCGTCAGCCGCCTGCAGACCGGCTTGAAGGATCTGCTCGACCTCGATTTTCAGCTCGACCACATCGACTATCACAGCAAGAATTTCGTGCATGCCGACATGTCGCCCGATTCATTCAGCAAGTCGATGAACGAGCGGGGAGAGAGCATCTGGGCGCTGGTCTTTCGCGTGCTGGGCCAAAGCCTGGCCAAGCAGGACAAGGGCGACGGCTCGCTCGACGCCGAGTTGTTGATGGCGCTGTTCGACAAGAACCGGGCCCTGGCTCTCAAACGCGTGCTGGCCGAGGAGTTTCAAGACCTGGAAGGCATGATGTCGGCCTTCAACGGGCCGGACGGCTCGACGCTGATCACCGAGCGCAACAAGCGAGCGCTGGCGGTGCTGGCCAAGGAAATCCGTTCGGGCA harbors:
- the ltaE gene encoding low-specificity L-threonine aldolase, whose translation is MIDLRSDTVTKPTPGMRAAIAAAEVGDDVFGEDPTVLRLEETLAAMLGKEKALYVPSGTMSNQIGVRVHCSPGDEFLCETSCHVYQYEQGAFAQLSGVVARPIDGEFGVLKLEQLVGLIRPENVHHVRTRLVCLENTHNRGGGRVQPYAEVEQICAWAHANGLVTHLDGARLFNAVVATGIDAARWAQHFDTVSVCFSKGLGAPVGSALAGPRELIERAHRHRKLFGGGMRQAGILAAAALYALQNHVERLAEDHAQAQRLAAGIRQIEGLELRPPQVDTNLVIYRVDPRLGTAAEFAARLKRRGLLISAFGGQLMRAVTHLDVGPADIERAVAVLAEVAAETPSATATGPLAESAYVRAK